A window of Argopecten irradians isolate NY chromosome 1, Ai_NY, whole genome shotgun sequence contains these coding sequences:
- the LOC138331663 gene encoding uncharacterized protein isoform X1 → MVKTLLFVFVIALLAKVSVSLDFGGDFGSGSSTHLNGVIHGDTLVVDNCDPDDPNSCGAGKCCVKEGMMYIPEAPGPKPAYRLSCQSLASEGHFCMTSHTTEMCPCASGLSCKASLGSFGHCHQ, encoded by the exons ATGGTAAAAACACTCCTTTTTGTTTTCGTAATTGCCCTCCTGGCAAAG GTGTCCGTGAGTTTAGATTTCGGAGGGGATTTTGGCAGCGGCTCTTCCACTCACCTTAACGGCGTTATACATGGAGACACTCTGGTTGTAGATAACTGTGACCCTGATGATCCTAACTCATGTGGAGCCGGGAAATGTTGTGTGAAGGAG GGTATGATGTATATCCCCGAGGCCCCGGGACCTAAGCCTGCTTATCGACTCAGCTGTCAGAGCCTTGCCAGTGAAGGTCATTTCTGTATGACGTCACACACCACAGAGATGTGTCCATGTGCTTCCGGTCTGTCTTGTAAGGCTTCCCTCGGATCATTCGGTCATTGTCATCAATAG
- the LOC138331663 gene encoding uncharacterized protein isoform X2 — translation MSIFYVKWRQCKVSVSLDFGGDFGSGSSTHLNGVIHGDTLVVDNCDPDDPNSCGAGKCCVKEGMMYIPEAPGPKPAYRLSCQSLASEGHFCMTSHTTEMCPCASGLSCKASLGSFGHCHQ, via the exons ATGtccatattttatgtgaaatggAGACAATGTAAG GTGTCCGTGAGTTTAGATTTCGGAGGGGATTTTGGCAGCGGCTCTTCCACTCACCTTAACGGCGTTATACATGGAGACACTCTGGTTGTAGATAACTGTGACCCTGATGATCCTAACTCATGTGGAGCCGGGAAATGTTGTGTGAAGGAG GGTATGATGTATATCCCCGAGGCCCCGGGACCTAAGCCTGCTTATCGACTCAGCTGTCAGAGCCTTGCCAGTGAAGGTCATTTCTGTATGACGTCACACACCACAGAGATGTGTCCATGTGCTTCCGGTCTGTCTTGTAAGGCTTCCCTCGGATCATTCGGTCATTGTCATCAATAG